A stretch of Nonomuraea africana DNA encodes these proteins:
- a CDS encoding glycosyltransferase — protein MRIDLISEHADPLAAVGGVDAGGQNVHVAALAAALAGRGHEVVVHTRRSVPGQPRSVPLADGVRVEYITAGPATHVPKDELPPYMPAFADELARRWAVRPPDVAHAHFWMSGRAALLAARGLPVVQTFHALGTVKRRWQGRADTSPPGRIAMETQIGKRAAAVLATCTDEVTELRAMGVPDHRVTIVPCGVDLGHFTPEGPKAEKGAAMRVLSIGRLVPRKGVDTVVRALRDLPGVELVIAGGEAGDPEADRLAELAAAYGLADRVKVIGSVPRERVPALMRSADVLVTVPWYEPFGMVPLEAMACGVPVIASAVGGHLDTVAGCGVLVPPRRPQALARALRDLLDNPARRAQLGAAGARKAREMYGWPHVAEQTEAVYQSVLEGRMGRATCTGT, from the coding sequence ATGAGAATCGACCTCATATCCGAGCACGCCGATCCGCTGGCGGCGGTCGGCGGCGTCGACGCCGGCGGGCAGAACGTCCACGTCGCCGCCCTGGCCGCCGCTCTGGCGGGACGCGGTCACGAGGTCGTCGTGCACACCAGGCGGAGCGTGCCGGGCCAGCCTCGCAGCGTGCCGCTGGCCGACGGGGTGCGGGTGGAGTACATCACCGCGGGGCCGGCCACCCACGTGCCGAAGGACGAGCTGCCGCCGTACATGCCGGCCTTCGCCGACGAGCTGGCCCGCCGGTGGGCGGTGCGCCCGCCCGACGTGGCGCACGCGCACTTCTGGATGAGCGGCAGGGCGGCCCTGCTGGCCGCGCGCGGCCTGCCCGTGGTGCAGACCTTCCACGCGCTCGGGACGGTGAAGCGCCGCTGGCAGGGCCGGGCCGACACCAGCCCGCCGGGACGGATCGCGATGGAGACCCAGATCGGCAAGCGGGCCGCGGCGGTCCTCGCGACCTGCACCGACGAGGTGACCGAGCTGCGCGCGATGGGCGTGCCCGATCACCGGGTCACGATCGTGCCGTGCGGCGTCGATCTCGGCCACTTCACTCCGGAGGGCCCGAAGGCCGAGAAGGGCGCGGCCATGCGGGTGCTGAGCATCGGCAGGCTGGTGCCGCGCAAGGGCGTCGACACCGTGGTGCGCGCGCTGCGCGATCTTCCAGGGGTGGAGCTGGTCATCGCGGGCGGCGAGGCCGGCGATCCCGAGGCGGACAGGCTGGCCGAGCTGGCCGCCGCCTACGGCCTGGCCGACCGGGTCAAGGTGATCGGCAGCGTGCCCCGCGAGCGGGTCCCCGCGCTGATGCGCTCGGCGGACGTGCTGGTGACAGTCCCGTGGTACGAGCCGTTCGGCATGGTGCCGCTGGAGGCGATGGCCTGCGGCGTGCCGGTGATCGCCTCCGCCGTCGGCGGTCACCTGGACACCGTCGCGGGCTGCGGCGTCCTGGTGCCGCCGCGCCGCCCCCAGGCGCTCGCCCGCGCCCTGCGCGACCTGCTGGACAACCCCGCGCGGCGGGCCCAGCTCGGCGCGGCGGGGGCGAGGAAGGCCAGGGAGATGTACGGCTGGCCGCACGTGGCCGAGCAGACCGAGGCCGTCTACCAGAGCGTCCTCGAGGGCCGGATGGGGAGGGCGACATGCACAGGCACCTGA
- a CDS encoding SDR family oxidoreductase, with amino-acid sequence MLGNILITGGSSGLGLATAEAVAKAGGRPLVVDVREAPGFDQALADLAEREQAEQAVRELAERAGGLDGVVTAAGIDACGTLGEVPADDWERVVKVNLLGTAAVVRAALPYLVESRGRVVTCASTLGLRAVSDATAYCASKFGVVGFTRALAAELAGQVGVTMLVPGGMSTHFFDDRPEQYKPGPDAKLNRPEDVAQAIVFALSQPPGCEVRELVVCPSTETSWP; translated from the coding sequence ATGCTGGGGAACATTCTGATCACAGGAGGCTCGTCCGGCCTCGGCCTGGCCACCGCCGAGGCGGTCGCCAAGGCGGGCGGACGGCCGCTGGTGGTGGACGTGCGCGAGGCGCCCGGCTTCGACCAGGCACTCGCCGACCTGGCCGAACGGGAGCAGGCCGAGCAGGCGGTGCGGGAGTTGGCCGAGCGGGCGGGCGGCCTCGACGGCGTCGTCACCGCGGCGGGGATCGACGCGTGCGGCACGCTCGGCGAGGTGCCCGCCGACGACTGGGAGCGCGTCGTCAAGGTGAACCTGCTGGGCACCGCGGCGGTCGTCAGGGCGGCGCTGCCGTACCTGGTGGAGTCGAGGGGGCGGGTGGTGACCTGCGCCTCGACGCTGGGGCTGCGCGCGGTGAGCGACGCCACCGCCTACTGCGCCTCGAAGTTCGGCGTGGTGGGCTTCACCAGGGCGCTGGCGGCCGAGCTGGCGGGCCAGGTGGGGGTCACGATGCTGGTGCCGGGCGGAATGTCGACGCACTTCTTCGACGACCGGCCCGAGCAGTACAAGCCGGGCCCCGACGCCAAGCTCAACAGGCCCGAGGACGTGGCGCAGGCGATCGTGTTCGCGCTGTCGCAGCCGCCCGGCTGCGAGGTGCGCGAGCTCGTGGTCTGCCCTTCGACGGAGACCTCGTGGCCCTAG
- a CDS encoding glycosyltransferase family 9 protein, which produces MALEVLALRGLGLGDLLTAVPALRALRRAYPGHRLVLAGPSAPAALLPVDEVIEMRGPGPVPRRGPDVAVNLHGKGPQSTAALRATGPGTLLTHGGDGPPWRDDVHEVRRWCDLLEWYGVPADPDDLYLGEGDRSGPVVVHPGAAYPSRRWPPERYAALVAYLRGRGHEVVVTGSAAEWELAVRVAGLSGARVLAGRTDLPALAELVRDARLVICGDTGVAHLASAYRTPSVLLFGPVSPELWGPPKQGPHTVLWKGDTGDPHGTVPDPGLLRINVDEVIEAMSL; this is translated from the coding sequence GTGGCCCTAGAGGTCCTGGCCCTGCGGGGGCTCGGGCTCGGAGACCTGCTGACGGCGGTGCCCGCGCTGCGCGCGCTGCGGCGCGCCTACCCGGGGCACCGGCTCGTGCTGGCCGGTCCCTCGGCGCCGGCCGCGCTCCTGCCGGTCGACGAGGTGATCGAGATGCGGGGACCGGGCCCGGTCCCCCGCCGGGGGCCCGACGTCGCCGTCAACCTGCACGGCAAGGGGCCGCAGAGCACCGCGGCGCTGCGCGCCACCGGGCCCGGCACGCTGCTGACCCACGGGGGTGACGGCCCGCCGTGGCGCGACGACGTGCACGAGGTGCGCCGCTGGTGCGACCTGCTCGAGTGGTACGGCGTGCCCGCCGACCCCGACGACCTGTACCTCGGGGAGGGCGACCGCAGCGGACCCGTGGTCGTGCACCCCGGCGCCGCCTACCCGTCGAGAAGATGGCCGCCGGAGCGGTACGCCGCGCTGGTCGCCTACCTCAGGGGCAGGGGACACGAGGTGGTCGTCACGGGGAGCGCGGCCGAGTGGGAGCTGGCCGTACGGGTGGCGGGCCTGAGCGGCGCGAGGGTGCTGGCGGGCCGGACGGACCTGCCGGCCCTCGCCGAGCTGGTCCGCGACGCCCGCCTGGTGATCTGCGGCGACACCGGCGTCGCGCACCTGGCCAGCGCCTACCGCACGCCGTCAGTCCTGCTGTTCGGCCCCGTCTCCCCCGAGCTGTGGGGGCCGCCGAAGCAGGGACCGCACACCGTGCTCTGGAAGGGCGACACAGGGGATCCGCACGGAACCGTGCCGGATCCGGGACTGCTGAGAATCAACGTCGACGAAGTGATCGAGGCGATGTCGCTATGA
- a CDS encoding D-sedoheptulose-7-phosphate isomerase, with translation MHRHLTRLSSALELTADQAPVVEAWGRKLASVLTGGGRLLACGNGGSAAEAQHLTAELVGRFRGERQPFAAMPLHADTSSMTAIANDFGAEEVYARQVWAHGREGDVLICLSTSGSSGNVLAAARAAGERGLTTWALTGRAPNPLAALCDEVVAVPADDTATVQEVHLAMIHMLCDSIEEACA, from the coding sequence ATGCACAGGCACCTGACCAGACTGAGCTCGGCGCTCGAACTGACCGCCGACCAGGCGCCCGTCGTCGAGGCGTGGGGCCGCAAGCTCGCGAGTGTGCTGACGGGCGGCGGCAGGCTGCTGGCCTGCGGCAACGGGGGTTCGGCCGCCGAGGCCCAGCACCTGACGGCCGAGCTGGTCGGCAGGTTCAGGGGTGAGCGGCAGCCGTTCGCCGCGATGCCGCTGCACGCCGACACCTCCTCGATGACGGCGATCGCCAACGACTTCGGCGCCGAGGAGGTCTACGCCCGCCAGGTGTGGGCGCACGGCCGCGAGGGCGACGTGCTCATCTGCCTGTCCACCAGCGGTTCCAGCGGCAACGTGCTGGCGGCGGCGCGGGCGGCGGGCGAGCGGGGGCTGACCACGTGGGCGCTGACGGGGCGGGCGCCGAACCCGCTGGCCGCGCTCTGCGACGAGGTCGTGGCCGTGCCCGCGGACGACACCGCCACCGTGCAGGAGGTGCACCTGGCGATGATCCACATGCTCTGCGACTCGATCGAGGAGGCGTGCGCGTGA
- a CDS encoding UDP-glucuronic acid decarboxylase family protein, whose translation MRAVVTGGAGFLGSYLCERLLERGAEVICMDSFLTGSPRNLEHLLGRPGLEIVECDLTCFVHVPGEVDLVLHFASAASPADYLAHPIETLKVGSLGTLHALGLAKEKGARFVLASTSEVYGDPLEHPQRESYWGNVNPVGPRSVYDEAKRFAESLTTAYRNAHGIDTGIVRIFNTYGPRMRPFDGRAIPTFIRQALSGEPMTVTGDGTQTRSICYVDDTVEGVLRMADSDFAGPVNIGNPDELTMVELAELIRELAGSSSPIEFIDRPVDDPRVRRPDTTLAAAKLGWRPRVGAEDGLRRTVEWFSQLDALEGFGGGALQDRTVQREA comes from the coding sequence ATGAGAGCTGTGGTGACGGGTGGGGCCGGCTTCCTCGGTTCCTACCTCTGCGAGAGGCTGCTGGAGAGGGGGGCCGAGGTCATCTGCATGGACAGCTTCCTCACCGGCTCCCCCCGCAACCTGGAACATCTGCTGGGCAGGCCGGGCCTGGAGATCGTCGAGTGCGACCTGACCTGCTTCGTGCACGTGCCCGGCGAGGTCGACCTGGTGCTGCACTTCGCCTCGGCCGCCTCCCCCGCCGACTACCTCGCCCATCCGATCGAGACGCTCAAGGTCGGCAGCCTCGGCACGCTGCACGCGCTCGGCCTGGCCAAGGAGAAGGGCGCCAGGTTCGTGCTGGCCTCCACCAGCGAGGTGTACGGCGACCCGCTCGAACACCCGCAGCGGGAGAGCTACTGGGGCAACGTCAACCCCGTCGGCCCGCGCAGCGTCTACGACGAGGCCAAGCGCTTCGCCGAGTCGCTGACCACGGCCTACCGCAACGCCCACGGCATCGACACCGGCATCGTGCGGATCTTCAACACGTACGGCCCGCGCATGCGCCCCTTCGACGGCAGGGCGATCCCCACCTTCATCAGGCAGGCGCTGTCCGGCGAGCCGATGACGGTGACCGGCGACGGGACGCAGACCCGCTCCATCTGCTACGTGGACGACACCGTCGAGGGCGTCCTGCGCATGGCGGACAGCGACTTCGCCGGCCCCGTCAACATCGGCAACCCGGACGAGCTGACCATGGTCGAGCTCGCCGAGCTGATCCGCGAGCTGGCCGGCTCCAGCTCGCCCATCGAGTTCATCGACAGGCCCGTCGACGACCCCAGGGTCCGGCGGCCTGACACCACCCTGGCGGCCGCCAAGCTGGGCTGGCGGCCGCGGGTCGGGGCCGAGGACGGGCTGCGCCGTACGGTCGAGTGGTTCTCACAGCTCGATGCGCTTGAGGGGTTCGGTGGCGGGGCCCTGCAGGATCGAACCGTCCAGCGCGAAGCGTGA
- a CDS encoding CBS domain-containing protein — translation MTTAREIMTPDPECVNVDESVSEAAEKMARLDVGSLPICGNDDRLKGMLTDRDIVVKVLAKGKDPKSCLAGELAQGEAVTIGADHDAREILRTMASHKVRRLPVIDGHRLVGIVALAEVARALPDATVGDLLDALTTD, via the coding sequence ATGACCACGGCACGAGAGATCATGACTCCCGACCCCGAGTGCGTGAACGTCGACGAGTCCGTCAGCGAGGCCGCGGAGAAGATGGCCAGGCTCGACGTCGGCTCGCTGCCCATCTGCGGCAACGACGACAGGCTCAAGGGCATGCTCACCGACAGGGACATCGTGGTGAAGGTGCTCGCCAAGGGCAAGGACCCCAAGTCGTGCCTGGCCGGCGAGCTGGCCCAGGGCGAGGCGGTCACCATCGGCGCCGACCACGACGCCAGGGAGATCCTCCGCACCATGGCCTCCCACAAGGTCCGTCGCCTGCCCGTGATCGACGGGCACCGGCTCGTCGGCATCGTCGCGCTCGCCGAGGTGGCCAGGGCGCTGCCGGACGCCACTGTCGGCGACCTGCTCGACGCCCTCACCACCGACTGA
- a CDS encoding glycosyltransferase family 2 protein, whose amino-acid sequence MITVVIPTIGRASLKAAIPEGVPVIVVEDTERRGPAAARNAGWRAAQTPWVVFLDDDVVPGEGWVEALVKDLEGLPENVAGSQGRIEVPLPRDRRPTDAERNTAGLADAEWITADMAYRRAALEKVGGFDERFPRAYREDADLALRLREAGFRLVRGERVTRHPVRDDGFWSSVRFQRGNADDALMRRIHGPEWRSLIGAGGLLPRHAATTALGLTAIALATALARNRAGRRGHALRGLPGALAFALSAAGWAALTVKFAWERIAPGPRTPGEVARMVVTSVAIPPAACLHRLRGELRVRR is encoded by the coding sequence ATGATCACTGTGGTGATCCCGACGATCGGGCGCGCCTCGCTGAAGGCGGCCATCCCCGAGGGGGTGCCCGTCATCGTGGTCGAGGACACCGAGCGCAGGGGCCCGGCCGCCGCGCGCAACGCGGGCTGGCGGGCGGCCCAGACGCCGTGGGTGGTCTTCCTGGACGACGATGTGGTGCCCGGCGAGGGCTGGGTGGAGGCGCTCGTCAAGGACCTGGAGGGCCTGCCCGAGAACGTGGCGGGCAGCCAGGGCCGCATCGAGGTGCCGCTGCCCCGCGACCGCCGTCCGACCGACGCCGAACGGAACACCGCCGGGCTCGCCGACGCGGAGTGGATCACCGCTGACATGGCCTACCGGCGCGCCGCGCTGGAGAAGGTCGGGGGTTTCGACGAGCGCTTTCCCCGGGCCTACCGGGAGGACGCCGATCTCGCGCTCAGGCTGAGGGAGGCGGGGTTCCGGCTGGTCAGGGGCGAGCGGGTGACCCGGCACCCGGTGCGGGACGACGGGTTCTGGTCGAGCGTGCGCTTCCAGCGGGGCAACGCGGACGACGCGCTGATGCGGCGGATCCACGGGCCCGAGTGGAGGTCGCTGATCGGGGCGGGCGGGCTGCTGCCCCGGCACGCCGCGACCACCGCGCTGGGACTCACCGCGATCGCCCTCGCGACCGCCCTCGCGAGGAACCGCGCGGGCCGCCGAGGGCACGCGCTACGCGGGCTTCCCGGAGCGCTCGCGTTCGCCCTCAGCGCCGCCGGATGGGCCGCGCTGACCGTCAAGTTCGCGTGGGAGCGCATCGCGCCAGGTCCTCGGACGCCGGGCGAGGTGGCGAGGATGGTGGTCACGAGCGTCGCCATCCCGCCTGCCGCGTGCCTGCACCGGCTGCGCGGCGAACTGCGGGTGCGCCGGTGA
- a CDS encoding glycosyltransferase family 9 protein, whose product MSGPGSGPGSGPGSGTVLVARPDSAGDVLLAGPAIRAVRARAEEVVLLAGPLGRAAAELLPCVDRVIEWRTPWIDADPPPVTGEHVARLMALLPDADEALILTSFHQSALPLALLLRLRGVGRITAISNDYPGSLLDVRVRVDESRHLPEAERMLAVARAAGYEPRDDGRLAVRTPPPSLAGPPGYVVVHPGTTAPARAWPPERHREAVEALVAEGFRVVVTGTGSEKALTSTVAGRHAVDLGGMTTMAELSGVLSEACALVCGNTGPAHLAAAVGTPVVSLFSPVVPAERWAPYGVPYVLLGDQRAACKDSRARLCPVRGHPCLSTVTAEQVVKAVRELVP is encoded by the coding sequence GTGAGCGGCCCAGGGAGCGGCCCAGGGAGCGGCCCAGGGAGCGGCACCGTCCTGGTGGCCAGGCCCGACAGCGCGGGAGACGTGCTGCTCGCGGGTCCCGCCATCCGCGCCGTCCGGGCCCGGGCCGAGGAGGTGGTGCTGCTGGCGGGACCACTGGGCCGCGCGGCCGCCGAACTGCTGCCGTGCGTGGACCGGGTGATCGAGTGGCGGACCCCGTGGATCGACGCCGATCCGCCGCCCGTCACCGGCGAGCACGTCGCCAGGCTGATGGCGCTGCTGCCCGACGCGGACGAGGCGCTGATCCTGACCTCCTTCCACCAGTCGGCGCTGCCGCTGGCCCTGCTGCTGCGGCTGAGGGGGGTCGGGCGGATCACCGCGATCAGCAACGACTACCCGGGCTCCCTCCTGGACGTCAGGGTGCGGGTGGACGAGAGCAGGCACCTGCCGGAGGCCGAGCGGATGCTGGCCGTCGCCAGGGCCGCGGGGTACGAGCCACGCGACGACGGCAGGCTGGCCGTCAGGACGCCGCCGCCCAGCCTGGCCGGGCCGCCCGGCTACGTCGTCGTGCACCCGGGGACCACCGCCCCGGCCCGCGCGTGGCCCCCCGAGCGGCACAGGGAGGCGGTCGAGGCGCTGGTGGCCGAGGGCTTCCGGGTCGTCGTCACGGGGACCGGGAGCGAGAAGGCGCTGACGTCCACCGTCGCCGGACGCCACGCCGTGGACCTGGGCGGCATGACGACCATGGCCGAGCTGTCGGGGGTGCTGAGCGAGGCGTGCGCGCTCGTCTGCGGCAACACCGGTCCCGCGCACCTGGCCGCGGCCGTCGGCACCCCGGTGGTCAGCCTGTTCTCCCCTGTCGTGCCCGCCGAGCGCTGGGCCCCTTACGGCGTGCCGTACGTGCTGCTGGGTGACCAGCGGGCCGCGTGCAAGGACTCAAGGGCGCGTCTGTGTCCTGTCAGAGGCCACCCGTGCCTGTCGACGGTGACGGCCGAACAGGTCGTCAAAGCAGTGAGGGAGCTGGTCCCATGA
- a CDS encoding PfkB family carbohydrate kinase, whose translation MNGGPLVVIGDSLLDVDIEGAADRLAPDSPVPVVDVEEERLRPGGAGLAALLAARDGAEVVLVTALADDPQGRVLRGLLNGHLEVVPLPLRGSTVRKTRVRARGQTLVRMDTGDGRAVTRATEAALRAVRGAGAVLVSDYGRGVTGAARELLSGVDVPVVWDPHPRGVTPVPGCALVTPSESEAVQMCGEPYLGPDQAARRLTRILRAEAVAVTLGARGATLAHAGGHYRRVPPPTLTSGHDVCGAGDRFAGASALALRDGLPVEDAVAVGVGEASRFVESGGAAAIRLRGHELAKEMGDRPRTPMEVAELVRSGGGRLIATGGCFDLLHAGHVSLLRRARALGDALIVCVNSDASAKRLKGPGRPVVGQRDRVEVLRALGCVDAVMVFEEDTPDAVIERLRPHVWVKGGDYSGRELPEAASLARIGAETVVLASVPGRSTTGLIAAVQEA comes from the coding sequence GTGAACGGGGGACCGCTGGTCGTCATCGGCGACTCGCTGCTGGACGTGGACATCGAGGGGGCGGCCGACCGGCTGGCACCCGACTCGCCCGTCCCTGTCGTCGACGTGGAGGAGGAACGGCTGCGTCCGGGGGGCGCGGGCCTGGCGGCGCTGCTGGCCGCCAGGGACGGTGCGGAGGTGGTGCTGGTCACCGCCCTCGCCGACGACCCGCAGGGCCGGGTGCTGCGGGGGCTGCTGAACGGCCATCTCGAGGTGGTGCCGCTCCCGCTGCGCGGCTCGACCGTCCGCAAGACCAGGGTCAGGGCCAGAGGCCAGACGCTGGTCCGGATGGACACGGGCGACGGCCGCGCCGTGACCAGGGCGACCGAGGCCGCGCTGAGGGCGGTCCGCGGGGCGGGCGCCGTGCTCGTCTCCGACTACGGCAGGGGCGTCACCGGAGCGGCTCGCGAGCTGCTCAGCGGAGTGGACGTGCCGGTCGTGTGGGATCCGCACCCGAGGGGCGTCACGCCGGTGCCGGGGTGCGCGCTGGTGACGCCGAGCGAGTCGGAGGCCGTGCAGATGTGCGGGGAGCCGTACCTCGGCCCCGACCAGGCGGCCAGGCGGCTGACCAGGATCCTGCGGGCCGAGGCCGTCGCCGTGACGCTGGGCGCCCGGGGCGCCACGCTGGCGCACGCCGGCGGCCACTACCGGAGGGTCCCGCCGCCCACGCTCACCTCCGGCCACGACGTGTGCGGCGCGGGAGACCGGTTCGCCGGAGCCTCGGCGCTCGCGCTGCGCGACGGCCTGCCGGTGGAGGACGCGGTCGCGGTCGGTGTCGGCGAGGCGTCCAGGTTCGTGGAGAGCGGCGGGGCGGCGGCGATCCGGCTGCGCGGCCACGAACTGGCCAAGGAGATGGGCGACCGGCCGCGCACTCCGATGGAGGTCGCCGAGCTGGTCAGGTCGGGCGGCGGACGGCTCATCGCCACCGGCGGGTGTTTCGACCTGCTGCACGCGGGGCACGTGAGCCTCCTGCGCAGGGCCAGGGCCCTGGGCGACGCGCTGATCGTGTGCGTCAACTCCGACGCCTCCGCCAAGCGGCTCAAGGGCCCCGGCAGGCCCGTCGTCGGCCAGCGCGACCGGGTGGAGGTGCTGCGCGCCCTGGGCTGCGTGGACGCCGTCATGGTGTTCGAGGAGGACACCCCCGACGCGGTCATCGAGCGGCTGCGTCCCCACGTGTGGGTGAAGGGCGGCGACTACTCGGGGCGCGAGCTGCCCGAGGCCGCGTCGCTGGCGCGGATCGGCGCCGAGACCGTCGTGCTGGCCAGCGTGCCGGGCCGGTCGACGACCGGGCTGATCGCCGCCGTACAGGAAGCCTGA
- a CDS encoding FAD-dependent oxidoreductase, translated as MAHTTGSYWMDGTAQPPRPPLSSDVRVDVAVLGGGIAGLSTAWELAKAGRSVAVLEAGRLVEGVTGHTTAKLSALHTLIYSSLSAADGGLYARSQLEAVEHVATTCAELDIECELERVAAHTYTETVEGLEKIRAEVEAARRAGLAAEFVTETALPYPVVGAVRVRGQAQFHPRKYLLGLAEALTARGAQIYEHTRAVRLDSGRVITAEGLVVTAEDVVVATHYPVFDRALLFARMTPRRELVVAAPIEAAADPRGAFITTEQGTRSVRTAPLEDGRRLLLVTGEKYRPGEGSVGARLDRLAAWMTERFGVEPVYRWAAQDNDTTDGLPFVGPLHVGARHAYVATGFGGWGMSNGVMAGLLLAALITGKDRPWAALYDPRRVHPLREAGPLLKAQASVAAHFVGDRFGSGGRDDLEGLLPGQAAVVKVAGERCAAYRDADGQVHAVSALCSHMGCVVAFNDAERTWECPCHGSRFALDGSILQGPATEPLKRIEL; from the coding sequence ATGGCGCACACCACGGGGTCGTACTGGATGGACGGTACGGCGCAACCGCCGCGCCCGCCGCTGAGCAGCGACGTCCGCGTGGACGTGGCCGTGCTCGGCGGCGGGATCGCCGGCCTGAGCACGGCCTGGGAGCTGGCCAAGGCGGGCCGCTCGGTGGCGGTGCTGGAGGCGGGCCGCCTCGTCGAGGGCGTCACGGGGCACACCACGGCCAAGCTGTCGGCGCTGCACACGCTGATCTACTCCAGCCTGAGCGCGGCCGACGGGGGGCTGTACGCCCGCTCCCAGCTCGAGGCGGTCGAGCACGTGGCCACCACCTGCGCCGAACTCGACATCGAGTGCGAGCTCGAACGCGTCGCCGCCCACACCTACACCGAGACCGTCGAGGGGCTCGAGAAGATCAGGGCCGAGGTCGAGGCCGCCAGGCGGGCGGGGCTGGCCGCCGAGTTCGTCACCGAGACGGCGCTGCCGTACCCGGTCGTGGGCGCGGTGCGGGTGCGCGGGCAGGCCCAGTTCCACCCGCGCAAGTACCTGCTCGGGCTGGCCGAGGCGCTGACCGCGCGCGGCGCGCAGATCTACGAGCACACCCGCGCCGTACGGCTCGACTCCGGCAGGGTGATCACCGCCGAGGGCCTCGTCGTCACCGCCGAGGACGTCGTGGTCGCCACCCACTACCCGGTCTTCGACAGGGCGCTGCTGTTCGCCCGCATGACGCCGCGCCGCGAGCTGGTCGTCGCCGCGCCCATCGAGGCGGCGGCCGACCCGCGCGGCGCGTTCATCACCACCGAGCAGGGCACCCGCTCGGTCAGGACCGCCCCCCTCGAGGACGGGCGGCGCCTGCTGCTGGTGACGGGCGAGAAGTACCGCCCTGGAGAGGGCTCGGTGGGCGCCCGCCTGGACCGGCTGGCGGCGTGGATGACCGAGCGCTTCGGCGTCGAGCCCGTCTACCGGTGGGCCGCGCAGGACAACGACACCACTGACGGCCTGCCCTTCGTGGGACCGCTGCACGTGGGGGCCCGCCACGCCTACGTCGCCACCGGCTTCGGCGGCTGGGGCATGAGCAACGGCGTCATGGCCGGACTGCTGCTCGCCGCCCTGATCACCGGGAAGGACCGGCCGTGGGCGGCGCTGTACGACCCCCGCAGGGTGCATCCGCTGCGCGAGGCGGGCCCGCTGCTGAAGGCCCAGGCCTCGGTCGCCGCCCACTTCGTCGGCGACCGGTTCGGCTCAGGCGGGCGCGACGACCTCGAAGGGCTCCTGCCGGGCCAGGCGGCGGTGGTGAAGGTGGCGGGCGAGCGCTGCGCCGCCTACCGCGACGCCGACGGCCAGGTCCACGCGGTGTCGGCGCTGTGCAGCCACATGGGCTGCGTGGTCGCCTTCAACGACGCCGAGCGGACCTGGGAGTGCCCCTGCCACGGCTCACGCTTCGCGCTGGACGGTTCGATCCTGCAGGGCCCCGCCACCGAACCCCTCAAGCGCATCGAGCTGTGA